From the Sebastes umbrosus isolate fSebUmb1 chromosome 2, fSebUmb1.pri, whole genome shotgun sequence genome, one window contains:
- the prrg4 gene encoding transmembrane gamma-carboxyglutamic acid protein 4, producing MTMLFHLFILLQLLSCGDLACMRRLQSKHEDQEVFVDEGGANSFLGRHLLFNRFDFEIFTPGNLERECYEEDCNYEEAREVFENIPQTDVFWKKYNADKNKRPMRVDVTSLLVGLVAGGVSLVIAGLLVWYFCQGKCKNRANSVRQRPRRSNASLMMRRLEEVSLQPVPPPPMEEMDPPGLPSYEQAIAKNGPHDAPPPPYPGSRHGSIRR from the exons ATGACCATGTTGTTTCACCTGTTCATACTCCTTCAACTCCTGTCATGTGGAGATCTGGCCTGTATGAGGAGGTTACAGTCCAAACATGAAGACCAAGAAG tgtttGTAGATGAGGGGGGCGCAAATTCGTTCCTGGGTCGCCATCTGCTTTTCAACCGGTTTGACTTTGAGATTTTCACTCCTGGAAATCTGGAGAGGGAGTGTTATGAAGAAGATTGCAATTATGAAGAAGCAAGGGAGGTCTTTGAAAACATCCCTCAAACA GATGTTTTTTGGAAGAAATACAATGCAG ATAAGAACAAGCGCCCCATGCGGGTCGATGTGACATCTCTTTTGGTGGGACTGGTCGCTGGTGGAGTGTCCCTTGTTATCGCTGGCCTCCTGGTCTGGTACTTCTGTCAAGGCAAATGCAAGAACCGTGCAAA CTCCGTTCGGCAGCGACCAAGAAGGAGTAACGCCTCTTTAATGATGCGACGACTAGAGGAAGTGTCCTTACAACCTGTACCCCCACCCCCTATGGAGGAAATGGACCCCCCGGGGCTGCCTTCCTATGAGCAAGCAATTGCAAAAAATGGACCACATGACGCCCCACCTCCTCCCTATCCTGG ttcaCGACATGGAAGCATTCGGCGGTAG